The following proteins are co-located in the Paraburkholderia phytofirmans PsJN genome:
- the rpsD gene encoding 30S ribosomal protein S4 — MARYIGPKAKLSRREGTDLFLKSARRSLADKCKLDSKPGQHGRTSGARTSDYGTQLREKQKVKRIYGVLERQFRRYFAEADRLKGNTGENLLQLLESRLDNVVYRMGFGSTRAEARQLVSHKAIVVNGVVSNIPSMQVKAGDVVAVRETKKKQARILEALSLAEQGGMPSWVAVDSKKFEGTFKQKPERSDIAGDINESLIVELYSR; from the coding sequence GTGGCACGTTATATCGGCCCTAAGGCCAAGCTGTCCCGCCGTGAAGGCACTGACCTCTTCCTGAAGAGCGCCCGTCGTTCGCTCGCTGACAAGTGCAAGCTTGACAGCAAGCCCGGCCAACACGGCCGCACCTCGGGCGCTCGTACGTCCGACTACGGCACGCAGCTGCGCGAAAAGCAAAAAGTGAAGCGCATCTACGGTGTCCTCGAGCGTCAATTCCGTCGTTACTTCGCTGAAGCCGACCGCCTGAAGGGCAACACGGGTGAAAACCTGCTGCAATTGCTCGAATCGCGTCTGGACAACGTCGTGTACCGCATGGGCTTCGGCTCCACGCGCGCTGAAGCACGTCAGCTCGTGAGCCACAAGGCGATCGTCGTGAACGGCGTCGTGTCGAACATCCCGTCGATGCAAGTGAAGGCTGGCGACGTCGTCGCGGTGCGCGAAACGAAGAAGAAGCAGGCGCGTATTCTCGAAGCGCTGTCGCTGGCTGAGCAAGGTGGTATGCCGAGCTGGGTCGCTGTCGATTCGAAGAAGTTCGAAGGTACGTTCAAGCAGAAGCCGGAACGCAGCGACATCGCTGGCGATATCAACGAAAGCCTGATCGTCGAATTGTATTCGCGGTAA
- the rpsK gene encoding 30S ribosomal protein S11 has product MAKASNNSAAQRVRKKVKKNVAEGVVHVHASFNNTIITITDRQGNALAWATSGGQGFKGSRKSTPFAAQVAAESAGRVAMEYGVKNLEVRIKGPGPGRESAVRALHGLGIKITAISDVTPVPHNGCRPPKRRRI; this is encoded by the coding sequence ATGGCTAAGGCTTCGAACAACTCCGCGGCGCAACGCGTTCGCAAGAAGGTCAAGAAGAACGTCGCCGAGGGCGTGGTTCACGTTCACGCGTCGTTCAACAACACCATCATCACGATCACCGATCGTCAAGGCAATGCGCTTGCCTGGGCAACGTCGGGTGGTCAGGGCTTCAAGGGTTCGCGTAAATCGACCCCGTTTGCAGCCCAGGTGGCAGCCGAATCGGCTGGCCGCGTGGCGATGGAATACGGCGTGAAGAACCTCGAAGTGCGGATCAAGGGCCCTGGTCCTGGCCGTGAGTCGGCGGTGCGCGCGTTGCATGGTCTTGGCATCAAGATCACCGCGATCTCCGACGTGACGCCGGTCCCGCACAACGGCTGCCGTCCGCCGAAGCGTCGTCGTATCTAA
- the rpsM gene encoding 30S ribosomal protein S13: MARIAGVNIPNHQHTEIGLTAIYGVGRTRSRDICVAAGVAFSKKVKDLNDADLEKLREEVGKFIVEGDLRRETTMNIKRLMDLGCYRGVRHRKGLPLRGQRTRTNARTRKGPRRAAQSLKK, translated from the coding sequence ATGGCTCGTATCGCAGGGGTTAACATCCCGAATCACCAGCATACCGAAATCGGCCTGACGGCTATTTACGGTGTCGGCCGCACGCGCTCGCGCGACATCTGCGTCGCTGCTGGTGTGGCATTTTCGAAGAAGGTCAAAGACCTGAACGACGCAGACCTCGAAAAGCTGCGTGAAGAAGTCGGCAAGTTCATCGTTGAAGGCGATCTGCGCCGTGAAACGACGATGAACATCAAGCGCCTGATGGATCTCGGCTGCTACCGTGGCGTTCGGCATCGTAAGGGCTTGCCCCTGCGCGGCCAACGTACGCGTACGAATGCCCGTACGCGCAAGGGTCCGCGTCGTGCAGCGCAATCGCTGAAGAAGTAA
- the rpmJ gene encoding 50S ribosomal protein L36 encodes MKVMASVKRICRNCKIIKRKGVVRVICSSDPRHKQRQG; translated from the coding sequence ATGAAAGTGATGGCATCGGTTAAGCGCATTTGCCGCAATTGCAAGATCATCAAGCGCAAAGGCGTTGTGCGCGTGATTTGCAGCTCTGATCCGCGCCACAAACAGCGTCAAGGCTGA
- the infA gene encoding translation initiation factor IF-1, with protein sequence MAKDDVIQMQGEVIENLPNATFRVKLENGHVVLGHISGKMRMHYIRILPGDKVTVELTPYDLSRARIVFRAK encoded by the coding sequence ATGGCCAAAGACGATGTTATCCAGATGCAGGGTGAAGTCATCGAAAACCTGCCTAACGCTACCTTCAGGGTGAAGCTGGAAAACGGCCATGTCGTATTGGGACACATATCCGGCAAGATGCGGATGCACTACATCCGAATCTTGCCGGGCGACAAGGTGACGGTTGAATTGACGCCTTACGATCTGTCGCGTGCGCGGATCGTGTTCCGGGCGAAGTGA